From the genome of Solidesulfovibrio carbinolicus, one region includes:
- a CDS encoding glycosyltransferase family 2 protein, translated as MARLSVAAVTPSYNQGQFIGRTIDSVLSQGVADLEYVVMDGGSTDETVAVLESYGDRLTFRSERDKGQPDAVNKGIAATTGEVIAWLNSDDVYMPGALQAVLEVFEEHPDVDVVYGDGDHIDVNDAFIEAYPVEPFDLERLKERCLICQPAAFVRRRAVERFGALDLRWQYTLDYEFWLRLAKGGAVFRYLPRKLAGSRFYPQTKTSGARLQVHAEINDMLRHTFGTTPDRWLCNYAHVLVEEQWGLTGSRLFTPAVALASLGASWRWNRSISPGLWRTTASWLTRGLIRPGGGPA; from the coding sequence ATGGCCAGGCTTAGCGTCGCCGCCGTCACCCCCTCCTACAACCAGGGGCAGTTCATCGGCCGCACCATCGACAGCGTGCTGTCCCAGGGCGTGGCCGACCTTGAATACGTGGTCATGGACGGCGGCAGCACCGACGAGACCGTGGCCGTGCTGGAAAGCTACGGCGACCGCCTGACCTTCCGGTCGGAGCGCGACAAGGGCCAGCCCGACGCCGTCAACAAGGGCATCGCCGCGACAACCGGCGAGGTCATCGCCTGGCTCAATTCCGACGATGTGTACATGCCCGGAGCGCTTCAAGCAGTGCTTGAGGTATTTGAAGAACATCCTGATGTGGATGTGGTTTACGGCGACGGTGATCATATCGATGTCAACGACGCCTTCATAGAGGCCTACCCGGTGGAGCCTTTCGATTTGGAACGGCTCAAGGAGCGCTGCCTCATCTGCCAGCCGGCCGCCTTCGTGCGCCGCCGGGCCGTGGAGCGCTTCGGCGCGCTGGACCTGCGCTGGCAGTATACCCTGGACTACGAATTCTGGCTGCGCCTGGCCAAGGGCGGGGCGGTCTTCCGTTATCTGCCGCGCAAACTGGCCGGCTCGCGGTTCTACCCCCAGACCAAGACCTCCGGGGCACGGCTGCAAGTCCACGCCGAAATCAACGACATGCTGCGCCACACCTTCGGCACGACCCCGGACCGCTGGCTGTGCAACTACGCCCATGTCCTGGTGGAAGAGCAGTGGGGTTTAACGGGCAGCCGGCTCTTTACCCCGGCCGTGGCTCTGGCTTCGCTGGGGGCGTCCTGGCGCTGGAACCGCTCGATCTCGCCGGGGTTGTGGCGCACCACCGCATCCTGGCTGACGCGGGGCCTTATTCGCCCCGGAGGCGGCCCGGCATGA
- a CDS encoding glycosyltransferase: MRQCWCGMGGLEPFGAEYMLCPGCGTLVSRVEDGERYGRDYWYDHQVADLGQPSIEVRARRDLPERCLGWLKFLLSACLPPGETLELGCAHGGFTALLSRAGFRARGLELDGSVARLAGETFGIEVLAGPLEEQAIAPGSLSAVVLMDVLEHLPDPVGLLRRVAELLAPGGVVLVQTPRFPAGASHERLLAEADPFTRMLLPAEHLYLFSQSAARALFTAAGLPHLRFGAALFPYDMLFLAGKETLADHDDAAFENALCARPDGRLTLAMLDLVRRAEAAEAEADRLCGGEAPVIGGLEGVVREMASGWVSEGRLPQLVNKALLRVGRVAWFWNKAVKYVLKERGRRAAPAAKATDKALVLVDLTPVLPGGDNGGAKLMTILLLHALRDMRPDWRFVCLTADAAHEELAHLDAPNVERVRASTLGRLRGLSHWRGQPVDLYFCPFTMPYFHHPDVPAVSVVYDLQYAAYPQFFAPDDEAGRERTFLTAARLAERLVCISEFTRQSVLAQGNVPPGRTATVPISLPRRLSRAAPEAVAAARARLGLGDARYFLYPANYWPHKNHRMLLTAFGMLAAGRTDDVRLVLTGADTGLRAELGQAAARLGLAERVTFAGYVSDEELSALMTGAAALVFPSLFEGFGMPLVEAMAVGTPIVCSDVTSLPEVGGEAALYFDPKRPDTMAAALARLLDEPGLAEGLVAKGRERLAAFGGPEDMARKYLDVFEEVLARPVSQSTAVRGLWADGWCGTRLFAAYGPAAHRQWLRATFALPAEAPSARVTVTALVAGRAVGKAQTLKPGGRAAFSLDLPPAGGCVEFLFDGARRGEGQGPGADRRRLSARCEELRLTDGARDVDLRYAGGSHGQA; the protein is encoded by the coding sequence ATGCGGCAGTGTTGGTGCGGGATGGGCGGGTTGGAGCCGTTTGGGGCCGAGTACATGCTGTGCCCGGGCTGCGGCACCTTGGTGTCGCGGGTCGAGGACGGCGAGCGCTACGGCCGGGACTACTGGTACGACCATCAGGTGGCCGACCTGGGCCAGCCGTCCATTGAGGTCCGGGCCCGGCGCGATTTGCCCGAGCGCTGCCTGGGCTGGCTCAAGTTTCTGCTTTCGGCCTGTCTGCCGCCGGGCGAGACGTTGGAGCTGGGTTGTGCCCACGGCGGCTTCACGGCGCTGTTGTCGCGGGCCGGGTTTCGGGCCAGGGGGCTGGAGCTGGACGGTTCGGTGGCCCGGTTGGCCGGGGAGACCTTCGGCATAGAAGTCCTGGCCGGCCCGCTGGAGGAGCAGGCCATTGCTCCGGGGAGCCTTTCCGCCGTGGTCCTCATGGACGTGCTGGAGCATCTGCCCGATCCCGTTGGTCTGCTGCGGCGTGTGGCCGAGCTGCTCGCCCCGGGCGGGGTGGTGCTGGTGCAGACCCCGCGTTTTCCGGCCGGGGCCAGCCACGAGCGGCTTTTGGCCGAAGCCGATCCGTTTACGCGCATGTTGCTGCCGGCCGAGCACCTCTATCTTTTCAGCCAGTCAGCGGCGCGGGCGCTTTTCACGGCCGCCGGGTTGCCGCATCTGCGTTTCGGGGCCGCGCTATTTCCCTATGACATGCTGTTTCTGGCCGGCAAGGAAACCCTGGCCGACCACGACGACGCGGCATTTGAAAATGCCCTGTGCGCCCGGCCGGACGGCCGGCTGACCCTGGCCATGCTCGATCTGGTCCGTCGGGCCGAGGCGGCCGAGGCCGAGGCGGATCGGCTGTGCGGCGGCGAGGCTCCGGTCATCGGCGGCCTGGAAGGCGTAGTGCGCGAGATGGCCTCGGGCTGGGTGTCCGAGGGGCGGCTGCCACAGCTCGTCAACAAGGCGCTGTTGCGAGTCGGCCGGGTGGCCTGGTTCTGGAACAAGGCCGTCAAATACGTGCTCAAGGAGCGCGGCCGCCGGGCCGCCCCGGCCGCCAAGGCCACGGACAAGGCGCTCGTGCTGGTCGATCTCACCCCGGTGTTGCCCGGGGGCGACAACGGCGGGGCCAAGCTCATGACCATCCTGCTGCTCCACGCTCTGCGCGACATGCGGCCGGACTGGCGTTTCGTGTGCCTGACCGCCGACGCTGCCCATGAGGAGCTGGCCCACCTCGACGCGCCAAACGTCGAACGGGTCCGGGCCTCGACGCTCGGGCGGCTGCGCGGCCTGTCCCACTGGCGCGGCCAGCCTGTTGACCTGTATTTTTGCCCGTTTACCATGCCCTATTTCCACCATCCCGACGTGCCGGCCGTGTCCGTGGTCTACGACCTGCAGTACGCCGCCTATCCGCAGTTTTTTGCGCCCGACGACGAAGCCGGGCGGGAGCGGACCTTTCTCACCGCCGCCCGGCTGGCCGAGCGGCTGGTGTGCATCTCGGAATTCACCCGCCAGTCCGTGTTGGCCCAGGGCAATGTGCCGCCCGGGCGCACGGCCACGGTGCCTATCTCCCTGCCGCGCCGGCTTTCGCGCGCCGCCCCCGAGGCCGTGGCGGCCGCCCGGGCGCGTCTGGGCCTGGGCGACGCTCGCTATTTCCTCTATCCGGCCAATTACTGGCCGCATAAAAACCACCGCATGTTGCTGACCGCTTTCGGCATGTTGGCCGCCGGACGTACCGACGACGTCCGGTTGGTCTTGACCGGGGCCGACACCGGGCTTCGGGCCGAACTCGGCCAAGCGGCGGCGCGCCTGGGATTGGCCGAGCGGGTGACTTTTGCCGGTTACGTGTCCGACGAGGAGCTTTCAGCGCTTATGACCGGCGCGGCGGCCTTGGTTTTCCCCTCGCTCTTCGAGGGCTTTGGGATGCCGCTGGTCGAGGCCATGGCCGTGGGCACGCCCATTGTCTGTTCCGACGTGACCAGCCTGCCCGAGGTCGGAGGCGAGGCGGCGCTGTATTTCGATCCCAAGCGGCCCGACACCATGGCCGCCGCCCTGGCCCGGCTTCTGGACGAACCCGGGCTGGCCGAGGGGCTTGTGGCCAAGGGCCGGGAGCGGCTGGCCGCCTTTGGCGGCCCCGAGGACATGGCCCGAAAGTACCTGGATGTTTTCGAGGAGGTGCTGGCCCGGCCGGTGTCCCAGAGCACGGCCGTGCGCGGGCTGTGGGCCGACGGCTGGTGCGGCACGCGCCTTTTCGCGGCCTATGGCCCGGCAGCCCATCGCCAGTGGCTGCGGGCGACGTTCGCCTTGCCGGCCGAGGCCCCGTCGGCCCGGGTGACGGTGACGGCCCTGGTGGCCGGCCGGGCGGTGGGCAAGGCGCAAACGCTCAAACCCGGCGGCCGGGCGGCGTTTTCGCTGGATCTGCCGCCGGCCGGCGGCTGCGTGGAGTTTCTCTTCGACGGCGCGCGCCGGGGCGAGGGCCAGGGACCGGGCGCGGACCGCCGGCGGCTGTCGGCGCGCTGCGAGGAGCTGCGCCTGACCGACGGCGCGCGCGACGTGGACTTGCGCTACGCTGGAGGTTCCCATGGCCAGGCTTAG
- a CDS encoding ABC transporter ATP-binding protein, with amino-acid sequence MSSETPVIDVRNVSKMYELYARPQDRLRQMLVPGGKKLYREHWALRDVSFTVSPGESFGIIGKNGAGKSTLLQILAGVLEPTGGEAILPERTTALLELGSGFKPEFTGRQNVFVNAAVLGIPRAEALARMDDIAAFADIGPHFDQPVRTYSSGMFLRLAFAVTTSLTPDVLIIDEALAVGDVFFRQKCYKRLEGLLSRGTVVVLVSHAMNDVAQFCRRGLLLEHGRVGYLGDAAAAVKRYMVGGGDYVPTSLGQTARDLNLPSEGPDGDGWPAEEAFLDLSGAAVAENDWAGCTHVAVCDASGRPCRSFEQGETVSIFCRYAVRHDLEVAVAGVELINDKRVIVFGKNTLQFDCDHALATPAGTALRARFDLKLDLAPGEYTFNLGFSALSVSDFERRASLPHEELESRATVISIVTRAGDFLVTFRSRDTTPVQLTHHGVANLPGQATLRLYGGEAAP; translated from the coding sequence ATGTCGTCTGAGACCCCGGTCATCGACGTACGAAACGTCTCCAAGATGTACGAACTCTACGCCCGGCCCCAGGACCGGCTGCGCCAGATGCTCGTGCCCGGCGGCAAAAAGCTCTACCGCGAGCATTGGGCCCTTCGCGACGTGTCGTTTACCGTCTCGCCCGGCGAATCCTTCGGCATTATCGGCAAGAACGGGGCCGGCAAATCGACCCTGCTGCAAATTTTGGCCGGCGTACTGGAGCCTACCGGCGGCGAGGCCATCCTGCCTGAGCGCACCACGGCGCTGTTGGAACTGGGGTCGGGCTTCAAGCCGGAATTCACCGGCCGGCAAAACGTTTTCGTCAACGCCGCCGTGCTGGGCATCCCCCGGGCCGAGGCCCTGGCCCGCATGGACGACATCGCGGCCTTTGCGGACATCGGGCCGCATTTCGACCAGCCGGTGCGCACCTATTCCAGCGGCATGTTCTTGCGCCTGGCCTTTGCCGTGACCACGAGCCTCACCCCGGACGTCCTTATCATCGACGAGGCCTTGGCCGTGGGCGACGTCTTTTTCCGCCAGAAGTGCTACAAGCGCCTGGAAGGGCTTCTTTCCCGGGGCACGGTGGTGGTGCTGGTTTCCCACGCCATGAACGACGTGGCCCAGTTCTGCCGCCGGGGACTGCTCCTCGAACACGGGCGGGTGGGCTATCTGGGCGACGCGGCGGCGGCGGTCAAGCGCTACATGGTCGGCGGCGGCGACTACGTGCCGACGTCCCTGGGCCAGACGGCCCGGGATCTCAATCTGCCGTCCGAAGGCCCCGACGGCGACGGCTGGCCGGCCGAGGAGGCCTTCCTGGACCTCTCCGGCGCGGCGGTGGCCGAAAACGATTGGGCCGGTTGCACCCATGTGGCCGTGTGCGACGCCTCGGGCCGGCCTTGCCGCAGCTTCGAGCAGGGCGAGACGGTCTCGATTTTTTGCCGCTACGCCGTGCGCCACGACCTGGAAGTGGCCGTGGCCGGGGTGGAGCTCATAAACGACAAGCGCGTCATTGTCTTTGGCAAGAACACCCTGCAATTCGACTGCGACCATGCCCTGGCCACGCCGGCCGGCACGGCGCTGCGGGCGCGTTTCGATCTTAAGCTCGATCTGGCGCCGGGCGAGTACACCTTCAATCTCGGCTTTTCGGCCCTGTCCGTGAGCGATTTCGAGCGCCGGGCCAGCCTGCCCCACGAAGAACTGGAGAGCCGGGCCACGGTCATCTCCATCGTGACCCGGGCCGGGGATTTCCTGGTGACGTTTCGCAGCCGCGACACCACGCCCGTGCAGCTCACCCATCACGGCGTGGCCAATCTGCCCGGCCAGGCGACCCTGCGCCTGTATGGCGGCGAGGCCGCCCCGTAA
- a CDS encoding ABC transporter permease codes for MRTQSKVMVVRRPRGGSLWAGLAANLGPVAFARAFWRRRELLAAFTRIEFASRYHGAQLGALWSLVSPLVTLAVYTFVFSVVFKPSWAGADGGVAGYALILFAGLTAFEVFSGSVNRAPRLLSENVNFIKKVQFPLEILPVGLVLAACLESLAALSLVVLGVLVTTGSLHPTALLAPLAYIPLAMLTLGLCWLLAPVGVFLKDLGNIIGVAVQLLFFATPILYPLSAVPEPYRGLLALNPLYPVVDHLRRTIIYGQMPDWPALGLTTVICAVVMLAGYSFFTNVKRLFADVV; via the coding sequence ATGCGTACGCAATCCAAGGTCATGGTCGTGCGGCGGCCCCGGGGCGGCTCCTTGTGGGCCGGCCTTGCCGCGAACCTCGGTCCCGTGGCCTTTGCCCGGGCCTTTTGGCGTCGCCGCGAGCTGTTGGCCGCCTTCACCCGCATCGAGTTCGCCTCGCGCTACCATGGCGCCCAGCTCGGGGCGTTGTGGAGCCTTGTTTCGCCCTTGGTGACGCTGGCTGTCTATACATTTGTCTTTTCAGTGGTCTTCAAGCCCTCCTGGGCCGGGGCCGACGGGGGCGTGGCCGGCTACGCCCTGATCCTGTTCGCCGGGCTGACGGCCTTCGAGGTCTTTTCGGGCAGCGTGAACCGCGCGCCCAGACTTCTTTCGGAAAACGTCAATTTCATTAAAAAAGTCCAGTTTCCCCTGGAGATCCTGCCCGTGGGGCTGGTGTTGGCCGCCTGCCTGGAATCCCTGGCCGCCTTGTCCCTGGTGGTCCTGGGAGTACTCGTCACCACCGGAAGCCTGCACCCGACCGCGCTGCTGGCCCCCCTGGCCTACATCCCCCTGGCCATGCTGACCCTGGGGCTGTGCTGGCTGCTGGCCCCGGTGGGGGTGTTTCTCAAGGACCTGGGCAACATCATTGGCGTGGCCGTGCAGCTCCTTTTTTTCGCCACCCCCATCCTCTATCCGCTCTCGGCCGTGCCCGAGCCGTACCGGGGCCTTTTGGCGCTTAATCCGCTGTATCCCGTGGTGGACCACCTGCGCCGGACCATCATTTATGGTCAGATGCCGGACTGGCCGGCCCTGGGGCTGACCACCGTCATTTGCGCCGTGGTCATGCTGGCCGGGTACTCCTTTTTTACCAATGTGAAGAGGCTTTTTGCCGATGTCGTCTGA
- a CDS encoding glycosyltransferase, which produces MRITIDASSLSYPKRTGIGRCLESILPHLASLAQARGDSLTLVSGQPVVNAAALALLEAGAIQAATVKVPSLYAWQQAGMAWQAKEVGSDVHYAPDGLLPIGFTGRSLGVINDVLWKRIPETLPRHIRWVFALRQRASLESLTIPLSLSAFTRAEALALYGEGAARIRPTSLCAVDHHRFRPIRPDDGGEAAALADFRARHGLPEAFFLCVGNLMAHKNLAVALRAMARLPEDAVLAVVGHGDPGALSVAALAAGLGPGRVRCLGYLPDDDLPLVYRAAAAFVFPSRYEGFGLPLLEAMASGTPVAYAKAASLPEAAGTAGLPFAPDDDAALAAVLARLTAEPGLGREQIALGLARAATFSWQDCAQNVFDALIEAAGESDKRPKITIVTPSFNQAAYLEQTLTSVAGQQNAAVEHIVLDGGSSDATPDILLAWDGRLAFSRSAKDDGQTAALAEGFAMATGEVLGWLNSDDWLWSDDALNAVAEAFAKHPDAVMVTGDTVLTDADGKPVMIDMVLPSSRQMRYTMAVPQQSTFFRKSAYEAAGGMDTAFAYCMDFDLFERISRQGRIVRLPKVLAAFRLHPSAKTATWQEVFRRDLAACQHRHGSGLLHEIMIKLVSLEVRLGSVLAQLGAIVKGRRLPSHVNCRLEPLRAYARKKHGLAG; this is translated from the coding sequence ATGCGCATCACCATTGACGCCAGTTCCTTGTCCTATCCCAAACGCACCGGCATCGGCCGCTGCCTGGAATCCATCCTGCCCCATCTGGCGTCCCTGGCCCAGGCGCGCGGCGACAGCCTCACCCTGGTATCGGGCCAGCCCGTGGTCAACGCCGCCGCCCTGGCCCTGCTTGAGGCCGGTGCCATTCAGGCCGCCACGGTCAAGGTTCCCTCGCTCTACGCCTGGCAGCAGGCCGGTATGGCCTGGCAGGCCAAGGAAGTCGGCAGCGACGTGCACTACGCCCCGGACGGGCTGCTGCCCATCGGGTTCACGGGCCGCAGCCTTGGCGTCATAAACGACGTCCTGTGGAAGCGCATCCCCGAGACCCTGCCGCGCCACATCCGCTGGGTGTTCGCCCTGCGCCAGCGGGCGAGCCTGGAAAGCCTCACCATCCCGCTTTCGCTTTCGGCCTTCACCCGGGCCGAGGCCCTGGCCCTGTACGGCGAGGGGGCGGCCCGCATCCGCCCGACGAGCCTGTGCGCCGTGGACCACCACCGCTTCCGCCCGATCCGGCCCGATGACGGCGGTGAGGCCGCTGCCCTGGCCGATTTCCGCGCCCGCCACGGCCTGCCTGAGGCCTTTTTCCTGTGCGTGGGCAACCTCATGGCCCACAAAAATCTCGCCGTGGCCCTGCGGGCCATGGCCCGGCTCCCCGAGGACGCCGTCCTGGCCGTGGTCGGCCATGGCGACCCGGGGGCGCTTTCCGTGGCCGCCCTAGCCGCCGGGCTGGGCCCGGGCCGGGTGCGCTGCCTGGGCTATCTACCCGACGACGACCTGCCGCTCGTCTACCGGGCCGCCGCCGCTTTCGTCTTTCCCTCGCGCTACGAGGGGTTCGGGCTGCCGCTGCTCGAAGCCATGGCCAGCGGCACGCCCGTGGCCTACGCCAAGGCCGCCTCCCTGCCCGAAGCGGCCGGCACGGCCGGCCTGCCCTTTGCCCCGGACGACGACGCCGCCCTGGCCGCCGTCCTGGCCCGGCTGACGGCCGAGCCTGGCCTTGGCCGGGAACAGATCGCCCTGGGCCTGGCCCGTGCCGCCACGTTCTCCTGGCAGGACTGCGCCCAAAACGTCTTCGACGCCCTCATCGAGGCGGCCGGGGAAAGCGACAAGCGGCCCAAGATCACCATCGTCACCCCGTCGTTCAATCAGGCCGCCTACCTGGAACAGACCCTGACTTCCGTGGCCGGCCAGCAAAACGCGGCCGTGGAGCACATCGTCCTTGACGGCGGCTCCAGCGACGCCACGCCCGACATCTTGCTGGCCTGGGACGGCCGGCTGGCGTTCTCGCGCTCGGCCAAGGACGACGGCCAGACCGCCGCCCTGGCAGAAGGTTTCGCCATGGCCACGGGCGAAGTCCTGGGCTGGCTCAATTCCGACGACTGGCTGTGGTCCGACGACGCGCTTAACGCCGTGGCCGAGGCCTTCGCCAAGCACCCCGACGCGGTCATGGTCACTGGCGACACGGTGCTGACCGACGCCGACGGCAAACCCGTCATGATCGACATGGTGCTGCCCTCCTCGCGCCAGATGCGCTACACCATGGCCGTGCCCCAGCAATCGACCTTTTTCCGCAAATCCGCCTACGAGGCGGCCGGCGGCATGGACACCGCCTTTGCCTACTGCATGGACTTCGATCTGTTCGAGCGGATAAGCCGTCAAGGCCGCATCGTGCGCCTGCCCAAGGTGCTGGCCGCCTTCCGCCTGCACCCCTCGGCCAAGACCGCCACCTGGCAGGAGGTCTTTCGCCGCGACCTGGCCGCCTGCCAGCATCGCCACGGCTCCGGACTCCTGCATGAGATCATGATCAAGCTCGTGTCCCTGGAAGTGCGCCTGGGCTCGGTCCTGGCCCAGCTTGGGGCCATCGTCAAAGGCCGGCGGCTGCCCAGCCACGTCAACTGCCGCCTGGAACCCCTGCGCGCCTATGCCCGCAAAAAGCACGGCCTGGCCGGATAG